A window of Castanea sativa cultivar Marrone di Chiusa Pesio chromosome 1, ASM4071231v1 contains these coding sequences:
- the LOC142620865 gene encoding endoglucanase 25-like, protein MSMYGRDPWGGPLEINAADSATDDDRSRNLQDFDRAALSRPLDETQQSWLLGPGEQKKKKYVDLGCIIVSRKIFVWTVGTLVVSAFLAGFITLIVKTVPRHRHAHPPPDNYTLALHKALMFFNAQKSGKLPKHNNVSWRGSSCLDDGKGQSGTFYKDLVGGYYDAGDAIKFNFPQSFAITMLSWSVIEYRQKYEDAGELTHVKEIIKWGTDYFLKTFNSTADTINTLVAQVGSGDTSGGSTTPNDHYCWMRPEDIDYKRPVTTCSSCSDLGAEMAAALAAASIVFKENKAYSQKLVHGARTLFKFSREQRGRYSAGGSEAATFYNSTSYWDEFVWGGAWLYYATGNSSYLQLATTPGIARHAGAFWGGPDYGVLSWDNKLAGAQVLLSRLRLFLSPGYPYEEILRTFHNQTSIVMCSYLPFFTSFNRTKGGLIQLNHGRPQPLQYVVNAAFLATLYSDYLEAADTPGWYCGPNFYSTEVLRDFAKTQIDYILGKNPRKMSYIAGFGNHYPKHVHHRGASIPKNKIKYNCKGGWKWRDTSKPNPNTLVGAMAAGPDKHDGFHDVRTNYNYTEPTLAGNAGLVAALVALSGDRTTGIDKNTIFSSVPPMFPTPPPPPAPWKP, encoded by the exons ATGAGCATGTACGGAAGGGATCCATGGGGTGGTCCACTTGAGATTAACGCTGCTGACTCTGCCACCGACGATGACCGCAGCCGAAACCTTCAGGACTTCGACAGGGCTGCTCTCTCTCGCCCTCTGGACGAGACCCAGCAGAGCTGGCTACTTGGCCCCGGcgagcagaagaagaagaagtacgTCGATCTCGGCTGTATCATTGTTAGCCGCAAGATCTTCGTCTGGACTGTCGGTACCCTCGTCGTCTCCGCCTTCTTGGCCGGTTTCATCACCCTCATCGTCAAGACTGTCCCACGCCACCGACACGCCCATCCTCCTCCTGACAACTATACCCTTGCTCTTCATAAGGCTCTCATGTTCTTCAATGCTCAAAAAT CTGGGAAACTCCCAAAGCATAATAATGTATCATGGAGAGGTAGTTCCTGTCTAGATGATGGCAAAGGCCAATCCGGAACATTTTACAAGGATCTAGTGGGTGGCTATTATGACGCTGGAGATGCTATCAAGTTCAACTTCCCTCAATCCTTTGCCATCACCATGTTGAGCTGGAGTGTTATTGAATACAGACAAAAGTATGAAGATGCTGGAGAGCTCACCCATGTTAAAGAAATTATCAAGTGGGGAACTGATTATTTTCTCAAGACATTCAATAGTACTGCAGATACCATTAATACCCTTGTTGCGCAG GTCGGGTCAGGGGATACTTCTGGAGGGAGTACAACTCCTAATGATCATTATTGCTGGATGCGTCCTGAGGACATTGATTACAAACGACCTGTAACGACATGTTCCAGTTGCTCAGATCTTGGTGCAGAAATGGCTGCTGCTCTCGCTGCTGCATCTATTGTTTTCAAGGAAAACAAGGCCTACTCTCAGAAACTTGTCCATGGAGCCAGAACACTCTTTAAGTTTTCAAGAGAGCAGAGGGGCAGATACAGTGCTGGTGGTTCTGAAGCTGCTACATTCTATAATTCCACGAGTTACTGGGATGAGTTTGTATGGGGTGGAGCTTGGTTGTACTATGCAACTGGGAATTCTTCCTATCTTCAGCTTGCCACTACACCTGGTATTGCCAGACATGCCGGAGCTTTTTGGGGAGGCCCTGATTATGGTGTGCTTAGCTGGGACAACAAGCTTGCAGGGGCTCag GTGCTTCTAAGCCGTTTGCGGTTGTTCTTAAGCCCTGGCTATCCATATGAGGAAATTTTAAGAACATTCCACAATCAGACTAGCATCGTAATGTGCTCATACCTTCCATTTTTCACTAGCTTCAATAGAACCAAAG GAGGCCTGATTCAATTGAACCACGGAAGGCCTCAACCTCTTCAGTATGTAGTCAATGCAGCCTTTTTAGCTACGCTGTACAGTGATTATCTCGAGGCTGCAGATACACCTGGATGGTACTGTGGACCCAATTTCTATTCAACTGAGGTCTTGCGTGATTTTGCCAAAACACAG ATTGATTACATCCTCGGCAAAAATCCTCGGAAGATGAGCTACATTGCGGGTTTCGGTAATCATTATCCAAAACACGTCCACCATAGAGGTGCATCTATTCCTAAGAATAAGATCAAGTATAACTGTAAAGGAGGATGGAAATGGAGGGACACTTCAAAGCCAAACCCAAATACACTTGTTGGAGCTATGGCTGCTGGCCCTGACAAGCATGACGGTTTCCATGATGTGCGTACAAACTACAATTACACAGAACCAACCCTTGCTGGTAATGCTGGTTTAGTTGCTGCACTTGTGGCTTTGTCAGGTGACAGGACTACTGGGATTGATAAGAACACCATTTTCTCTTCGGTTCCTCCTATGTTTCCAactccaccaccacctccaGCACCTTGGAAACCATGA
- the LOC142621558 gene encoding MLO-like protein 13, with protein sequence MEAEFNSSLEYTPTWIVATVCSVIVLISLCAERGLHRLGKLLERNGQDKLYEALTKLKEELMLLGFISLLLTVFQGFISRICIPTHLSSTMLPCKRGAVSSNGSEHYSNLATNNRRQLLSEETNSGHCHEGKVPLLSLEALHQLHIFIFVLAVVHVIFCVSTMFLGGVRIRQWKVWEDSIRQEISGRGNMNMNMNNEFLKHRAQGYWRKAAVVSWMISFFKQFRGSVTKSDYTALRLGFIKEHCPQNPLFDFHKYMVRTLEVDFKKVVGISWYLWLFVVVFLLLNVAGWHSYFWLSFLPVILLLFVGAKLEHIITRLAHEAQAQQEQSPVVEKNTKDREGARVKPSDKHFWFSRPALVLDLIHFILFQNSFEIAFFFWILCTYGFNSCIMEKPGFIITRLVMGVIVQVLCSYCTMPLYALVTQMGSAFKSGMFEEHVESLFKHWAKGMHSDQTVESQIQMQKMAKESPQNGQISEQAIVVIEETSTSITELPSLAQLPFTSF encoded by the exons ATGGAAGCGGAATTCAACAGCTCCTTAGAGTATACACCCACATGGATAGTTGCCACTGTCTGCTCCGTCATTGTTTTAATATCTTTATGTGCTGAGCGTGGCCTTCATCGACTTGGAAAG TTACTGGAGCGTAATGGTCAAGATAAATTATATGAAGCgttaacaaaattaaaggaaG aaCTGATGCTCTTAGGGTTCATTTCCCTTCTATTAACGGTCTTTCAAGGTTTCATAAGTCGCATATGCATACCAACTCATCTTTCATCTACCATGCTTCCATGCAAGAGGGGCGCTGTTTCCTCCAATGGTTCTGAACATTACTCTAATCTAGCTACTAACAATCGGCGACAGCTTTTGTCTGAAGAGACTAATTCAGGGCACTGCCATGAG ggGAAAGTTCCATTGTTATCATTGGAAGCATTACATCAACTACACATTTTCATCTTTGTATTGGCAGTTGTTCATGTGATCTTCTGTGTCTCTACAATGTTCCTTGGAGGAGTTAGG ATACGCCAATGGAAGGTCTGGGAGGATTCAATTAGGCAAGAAATTTCAGGAAGGGGtaacatgaacatgaacatgaacaatGAGTTCTTGAAACATCGCGCACAAGGATATTGGAGAAAGGCAGCAGTTGTAAGTTGGATG ATATCATTCTTCAAACAGTTTCGCGGTTCTGTTACCAAGTCAGACTACACTGCACTGCGACTAGGATTCATCAAG GAGCACTGCCCACAAAATCCACTATTTGATTTTCACAAATACATGGTGCGGACACTTGAAGTTGATTTCAAAAAAGTTGTTGGCATAAG CTGGTACCTATGgctgtttgttgtggtttttttgCTACTGAATGTGGCAG GGTGGCACTCGTATTTTTGGTTGTCCTTTTTGCCAGTGATT CTGCTACTTTTTGTGGGTGCTAAGTTAGAACACATAATCACCCGTTTGGCTCATGAAGCACAAGCACAACAGGAACAGTCACCCGTTGTGGAGAAGAACACAAAAGACCGTGAAGGAGCTAGAGTGAAGCCTTCAGATAAACACTTTTGGTTTAGTAGGCCTGCTCTTGTTCTCGACTTAATTCACTTTATTTTGTTTCAGAATTCATTTGAGATTGCATTCTTCTTCTGGATCTTG TGCACATATGGATTCAATTCATGCATCATGGAGAAACCAGGATTCATTATCACAAGACTTGTTATGGG TGTGATTGTTCAAGTGCTATGCAGTTATTGCACCATGCCTTTGTATGCTCTTGTGACCCAG ATGGGTAGCGCATTCAAAAGTGGCATGTTTGAAGAGCATGTGGAATCATTATTTAAACATTGGGCAAAAGGGATGCACAGCGACCAAACTGTAGAAAGTCAAATACAAATGCAAAAAATGGCTAAAGAATCACCCCAAAATGGTCAAATTTCAGAGCAAGCTATTGTTGTGATTGAGGAAACTAGCACATCAATAACAGAGCTTCCTTCGTTAGCACAACTGCCTTTTACGTCATTTTAA
- the LOC142620847 gene encoding ferric reduction oxidase 7, chloroplastic-like — protein sequence MAVDDFLHSSQHPLLHSNGAHAHNTNNNNKNIIFVSLAKWVLKVTMWVVFLSWVIFLFLFPTDFGTGLYDDWVDATSGTLFGETGSVLLLYSGPIIIIAFLAVPYLLLSGEDQLQVKEKKTPRFRLWTFPVLVDGPLGVVSAAELIGIILFIVFVIWAVYSYTVVNFEILPSYGDDLTLEEKRVFMLQMSAYSFGLIGLTCLAFLFLPVARGSILLRLIDIPFEHAIRYHVWVGNLTMFLLTLHGLCYMIVWAIRGIIPSEIIEWKSDGGANFAGVICYVIGLSIWVTTLPPVRKRYFELFYYTHHLYVLFIIFFALHVGDTYFSKAAGGIFLFMLDRFLRFWQSRKNVNVISTTCYPCGTVKLVLSKPGNLQYNALSFIFLRMREISWLQWHPFSVSSSPSDGKYHISVLIKAVGDWTEKLRGKVSEESIIELPFQSHSKILASVEGPYGHESPYHLMYEKLILVAGGSGISPFLAILSDILHRTKQKKLSVPRHVLLVWAVKRSNELSLFPITDMKSICPSFSNQVNIEIQTYVTRESEPSLEENLVHEATSSSASSISKGGSISILVGTGNKLWAGSYVIISTVGFVITLGLLNICYLNPFSISYWWYRGILLLACMVISVCIFGGLMVGLWHLWGKRTSARGEADEDGEKFNMRQHIEGVTDKDLSLGTFAHSYFVRYGCRPDFKEIFGSISDRWGHADVGVIVCGPPTLQSSVAKECRSQSLKRRSSHPIFHFNSHSFDL from the exons atgGCCGTCGATGACTTTTTACACTCTTCTCAACACCCTCTTCTTCATTCCAATGGAGCTCATGCccacaacaccaacaacaacaataaaaacatcatcTTTGTATCATTGGCTAAATGGGTTCTCAAAGTTACCATGTGGGTTGTATTCCTTTCGtgggttatttttttatttctctttcctACAGACTTTGGGACTGGACTCTATGATGACTGGGTTGATGCAACCAGTGGAACCCTCTTTGGGGAGACAG GAAGTGTGTTGCTCTTATACAGCGGCCCAATTATCATTATTGCTTTTCTTGCTGTTCCATATCTTCTCCTCTCTGGGGAAGACCAACTACAAGTAAAAGA GAAGAAGACTCCAAGATTCAGATTGTGGACTTTTCCCGTTCTGGTGGATGGACCACTTGGGGTTGTTTCCGCTGCTGAATTGATTGGCATAATCCTCTTTATCGTGTTTGTTATCTGGGCTGTTTATTCTTATACTGTAGTGAACTTTGAAATCTTACCTAGCTATGGTGATGACTTGACCCTCGAAGAAAAGAG GGTTTTTATGTTGCAAATGTCAGCATATTCCTTTGGTTTGATTGGCTTAACTTGCTTGGCTTTTCTGTTTCTCCCAGTTGCAAGGGGATCGATTCTCCTCCGCCTTATTGATATACCTTTTGAGCATGCCATCAGATATCATGTGTGGGTGGGAAATCTCACAATGTTCCTCCTTACTCTTCATGGACTTTGCTATATGATTGTTTGGGCAATCCGGGGCATCATACCATCTGAA ATAATAGAGTGGAAAAGTGATGGTGGTGCTAATTTTGCTGGGGTGATCTGCTATGTAATTGGTCTGTCGATATGGGTGACTACACTTCCTCCTGTGAGGAAGCGATATTTTGAGCTTTTCTACTACACACATCACCTCTACGTACTGTTTATCATCTTCTTTGCCTTGCATGTTGGTGATACCTACTTTAGCAAAGCTGCTGGAGGAATATTTCTGTTCATGCTTGATCGCTTTCTAAGGTTTTGGCAGTCACGAAAGAATGTCAATGTAATTTCAACCACATGCTATCCATGTGGAACAGTGAAATTGGTGCTTTCGAAACCTGGAA ACTTGCAATACAATGCCCTCAGTTTCATCTTCCTCCGAATGCGTGAAATATCCTGGCTGCAATGGCATCCTTTCAGTGTTTCATCAAGTCCTTCAGATGGTAAATATCATATTTCGGTCCTAATAAAGGCTGTTGGGGACTGGACAGAAAAGCTAAGAGGGAAAGTCTCAGAGGAATCTATAATAGAGCTACCTTTCCAATCTCATTCCAAGATTTTGGCTTCTGTAGAGGGGCCTTATGGGCATGAATCACCATACCACTTAAT gtaCGAAAAGCTTATATTGGTTGCAGGAGGCAGTGGGATCTCCCCATTCTTAGCTATCTTGAGTGATATTCTCCATCGTACTAAGCAGAAAAAACTTTCTGTACCAAGACATGTCTTACTTGTTTGGGCTGTAAAAAGGTCAAATGAGCTTTCTCTTTTTCCCATAACTGACATGAAGTCAATCTGTCCATCTTTCTCTAATCAAGTGAATATTGAAATTCAAACTTATGTCACCCGAGAATCAGAGCCTTCATTG GAGGAAAATTTAGTTCACGAGGCTACAAGCTCTTCTGCTTCTTCTATCTCCAAGGGAGGGAGCATATCAATTTTAGTTGGTACTGGAAATAAGTTATGGGCTGGAAGCTATGTTATCATATCTACAGTTGGGTTTGTTATCACTTTGGGTTTGTTAAACATCTGTTATCTAAACCCTTTTAGCATATCATATTGGTGGTACAGAGGGATTTTGCTTTTAGCATGCATGGTTATAAGCGTTTGCATCTTTGGGGGCCTTATGGTTGGTTTATGGCATCTTTGGGGAAAAAGAACCTCAGCCAGGGGAGAAGCTGATGAAGATGGGGAGAAGTTTAACATGAGGCAGCATATTGAAGGGGTGACAGATAAAGACTTAAGCCTGGGAACTTTTGCTCATTCATATTTTGTACGATATGGTTGCAGACCAGACTTCAAAG AAATTTTTGGATCAATATCAGATCGTTGGGGCCATGCTGATGTGGGTGTCATTGTGTGTGGTCCTCCAACTCTTCAATCAAGTGTTGCTAAAGAGTGCAGATCACAAAGTTTGAAGAGAAGAAGCAGTCACCCAATATTCCATTTCAACAGCCACAGTTTTGATTTATAG